In Microbulbifer sp. THAF38, the sequence CTCCGACTGGGAGCGGCTGTCGGCAAATATTGGATCTGTAAGCGCAGCCCCCATCACGCCTATGAGGCTATGGAGTGTTTGGGCGGGAATGGAGTTATTGAGAGCTTTATCACCGCCCGTCTCTACCGAGATGCGCCAATTAATGCTATTTGGGAGGGGTCCGGTAATATCCAGGCCCTTGATGTACTGCGGGCTATCATGAAAACACCCAGTGTGGTTAACCACTGGTTGGATGAAATGACAACAAGCATTGGTGTTGATGTCCGGTTCGACAAAGCGGTAGATTCTCTAAAAAAAGAACTTTCCGACTTGGATCAATTTGAATACCGAGCACGCGGTATCGTAGATAAAATGGCAATCACAATGCAGACACATCTACTACTGCAAGCTGGCAATCAGTCTGTCAGTGATGCTTTTATTCGTTCAAGGCTGGAATCAAGAGGAGCACATAGTAGTGGAAGCCTACCAAAAGGTATAGATATCGAAACACTACTCAGACGATGTGATCCACTTACAATAAACAATTAATCAAGCTCAAAAAAAAACAAAATGTTCGGCTAAAAAAACTGTAGCGAAAAACCAATTGTCCACGAATTCCGCAATACTCTACCTGCTCGGACCTATCTTTATCGCCTACTTTATCGCCTATATAGTAAGTTAAGGAGCCTCTGAATAATTCTGAGCCAATTTGGTAATATTCACCTACCCATCAAGATTACGATGAATCATGCACCAAGTCACCTTTGCCGAAGCAGAATATAAGATAAAGCGCCGTATAACTCGCCGAGAGAAGTTTCTTTCTCAAATGGAAGCCCTCATCCCATGGCAGCGACTAGAGGCTCAGATCACTCCTTGTTATCCACAAGGCAAACGTGGCCGACAGCCATATCCATTGAGTGTCATGCTCCGTATTCATTGCATACAGCTATTTTACAATCTCAGTGATCCCGCTATGGAAGATGCACTGTATGAAATTGAATCCATGCGTAGTTTTGCTGGATTGACTTTGAGCGGCCCAATTACCGATGAAACAACGATTCTTAACTTTCGCCACTTACTGGAGCTAAATCAGCTAGGTGCAGCTCTTTTTGATGAAATCAACAAGCATCTTGCTGAGAATGGCATGGCACTGCGTGAAGGCACGATTGTAGATGCCACTATTATCTCTGCACCAACTTCAATCAAGAATAAAAAGAAAGAACGTGATCCAGAAATGCATCAAACAAAGAAAGGTAATCAATGGCATTTTGGAATGAAAATGCATATCGGGGTTGATGATGTGCTCGGTGTAATACATAGCATAGATACAACAGCAGCGAATTCACATGATGTCACAACCACAGAGCGAGTCCTCCACGGGGAGGAGAAAAGAATCTGGGGAGACTCTGGGTACATTGGTGCGGAGAAACGTGAAGAGTTGAAAGAGCGGGAGGCGGATTGGTACATAGCAATGAAGCCGAGCAAGCTAAAAACTCTTCCAGGGCGTGACGCACTCCGTAAGGCGGAAAAGATCAAGGCGCAGATAAGAGCGAAGGTCGAGCACCCCTTTCGCTATATCAAACGGGTATTTGGTTATGACAAGGTTCGCTATCGGGGGCTGACAAAAAATACTGAGAGGCTGTGCTTGCTAGCAGGCTTTACCAACTTATTAATAGGGAGAAAATACTTGGCTACCTAGGGATGGTTCGCCTGAAACCCGCCTATTGAGGGTTTCAGGTGAAAAATTAGAAGACTATTACGCGAAAATTAAGCGTTTGTGCGTAATAAAATGAATTTTTCAAGCGGGTCGGCTTAATTCTAGAAAAATGCTTCGTTGATCAGAGGGTCCTTAATAGTTCATTAATAATGATTTAAGGCTTCAGCAAAGACAAGCAGCTTGTCACTCAGCGTATAACTATCGCTCACATCCAGGCTAGTATAAGCCCCATAGTATTGATCTTCATTTTTACTGGCACCATGCTCCTCAATATACTCGTCCTTATAATTTTGAGCCAGGCAAATGAAAAAAAAGCA encodes:
- a CDS encoding IS5 family transposase; this translates as MHQVTFAEAEYKIKRRITRREKFLSQMEALIPWQRLEAQITPCYPQGKRGRQPYPLSVMLRIHCIQLFYNLSDPAMEDALYEIESMRSFAGLTLSGPITDETTILNFRHLLELNQLGAALFDEINKHLAENGMALREGTIVDATIISAPTSIKNKKKERDPEMHQTKKGNQWHFGMKMHIGVDDVLGVIHSIDTTAANSHDVTTTERVLHGEEKRIWGDSGYIGAEKREELKEREADWYIAMKPSKLKTLPGRDALRKAEKIKAQIRAKVEHPFRYIKRVFGYDKVRYRGLTKNTERLCLLAGFTNLLIGRKYLAT